Proteins from a single region of Hordeum vulgare subsp. vulgare chromosome 6H, MorexV3_pseudomolecules_assembly, whole genome shotgun sequence:
- the LOC123406340 gene encoding branched-chain-amino-acid aminotransferase-like protein 1 isoform X2 — protein sequence MASPPEPAVIHAWSAPRSLSTSLMYSFSQRDDMDVLDEPLYANFLRVTGVDRPYRQELLSKMDPDGNKVVKEVIFGPGEKAYRYCKHIAKQRLPNLTGDLMKKGKHFILIRNPMNILPSFDKVVPPSFLELGVAELVAIYSELCDLGSPPPVIDADDLQRDPEAVLSGLCEDLGIPFQPQMLKWKAGPRDFDGIWAPWWYESVHTSTGFSKSRRYPMTFPFAFYDLLEQSLPFYNMLKRQVRRTAGSLLPPPPDPPLPVPRNKKILVWVGNELLPRDSARVSVFDSVVQGGDAVWEGLRIYDGKVFKLEEHLDRLFDSTKAMAFSNVPSRDWIKDAIFKTLNANGMFNDAHIRLTLTRGKKVTSGMSPAFNLYGCVLIVLAEWKPPVYDNSHGIKLVTATTRRNSPNSVDSKIHHNNLINNILAKIEGNLAQAEDAIMLDQDGFVSETNATNIFMVKKGIVLTPHADYCLPGITRATVMDLIVKENLVLHERRISLSEFHAADEVVMIDGREIGDAKIGPVTRQIQNAYKVLTAGLGVPIPRNAEA from the exons ATGGCGTCGCCGCCGGAGCCGGCGGTGATCCACGCGTGGTCGGCGCCGCGCTCCCTCAGCACCAGCCTCATGTACTCCTTCTCCCAG AGGGATGACATGGATGTGCTTGACGAGCCTCTCTACGCTAATTTCCTGCGTGTCACTGGCGTTGACAGGCCCTATCGCCAGGAGCTTCTCTCTAAAATG GATCCtgatggcaacaaagttgtcaaagaaGTCATTTTTGGACCAGGAGAGAAAGCATATCGTTACTGCAAG CACATTGCGAAGCAGCGCCTCCCTAATCTCACAGGTGACCTGATGAAGAAGGGAAAACATTTCATATTAATACGTAACCCTATGAATATCCTT CCGTCATTTGATAAAGTTGTTCCACCATCCTTCCTGGAGCTCGGTGTAGCAGAACTTGTCGCAATATACAGTGAGTTGTGTGATCTTGGGAGCCCTCCACCTGTGATAGATGCAGATGATCTCCAAAGAGATCCTGAG GCTGTCTTGAGTGGACTCTGTGAGGACCTGGGTATTCCTTTCCAGCCACAAATGCTCAA ATGGAAAGCTGGCCCCAGGGACTTTGATGGTATTTGGGCTCCCTGGTGGTATGAAAGTGTACACACATCAACGGGCTTCTCGAAATCCCGTCGTTACCCTATG ACTTTTCCATTTGCATTTTATGACCTACTTGAGCAAAGCTTGCCCTTCTACAATATGCTGAAGCGCCAGGTAAGGAGAACAGCAGGATCCCTGCTGCCACCACCGCCTGATCCTCCTCTTCCTGTAccaagaaataaaaaaattcttgTTTGGGTTGGAAATGAGCTTTTGCCACGTGATAGTGCAAGG GTTTCAGTGTTCGATTCAGTTGTACAAGGAGGGGATGCTGTGTGGGAAGGATTGCGTATATATGATGGGAAAGTATTCAAACTTGAAGAACACTTGGATAG ATTGTTTGATTCTACAAAAGCTATGGCCTTCAGCAATGTGCCCAGTCGTGATTGG attaaggatgcaatatttaaGACTCTTAATGCAAATGGGATGTTCAATGATGCACATATAAGGCTCACTCTCACCCGTGGGAAGAAG GTGACATCTGGAATGAGTCCAGCTTTCAATCTATATGGGTGTGTCTTGATTG TACTTGCGGAGTGGAAACCACCAGTTTATGATAACTCACATGGGATTAAGTTGGTAACTGCCACCACACGTCGTAATTCTCCAAAT AGCGTAGATTCGAAGATACATCACAACAATCTTATTAACAACATTCTGGCAAAG ATAGAAGGTAATCTTGCACAGGCTGAGGATGCTATCATGCTAGATCAAGATGGTTTTGTATCAGAAACAAATGCAACAAACATA TTTATGGTCAAGAAGGGCATTGTATTGACACCTCATGCGGACTACTGCCTTCCAGGAATTACCCGTGCAACT GTCATGGATCTTATTGTGAAAGAAAACCTGGTATTACATGAACGGCGAATTAGTCTATCTGAATTTCATGCTGCCGATGAG
- the LOC123406340 gene encoding branched-chain-amino-acid aminotransferase-like protein 1 isoform X1: MASPPEPAVIHAWSAPRSLSTSLMYSFSQRDDMDVLDEPLYANFLRVTGVDRPYRQELLSKMDPDGNKVVKEVIFGPGEKAYRYCKHIAKQRLPNLTGDLMKKGKHFILIRNPMNILPSFDKVVPPSFLELGVAELVAIYSELCDLGSPPPVIDADDLQRDPEAVLSGLCEDLGIPFQPQMLKWKAGPRDFDGIWAPWWYESVHTSTGFSKSRRYPMTFPFAFYDLLEQSLPFYNMLKRQVRRTAGSLLPPPPDPPLPVPRNKKILVWVGNELLPRDSARVSVFDSVVQGGDAVWEGLRIYDGKVFKLEEHLDRLFDSTKAMAFSNVPSRDWIKDAIFKTLNANGMFNDAHIRLTLTRGKKVTSGMSPAFNLYGCVLIVLAEWKPPVYDNSHGIKLVTATTRRNSPNSVDSKIHHNNLINNILAKIEGNLAQAEDAIMLDQDGFVSETNATNIFMVKKGIVLTPHADYCLPGITRATVMDLIVKENLVLHERRISLSEFHAADEVWTTGTMGEITPVVMIDGREIGDAKIGPVTRQIQNAYKVLTAGLGVPIPRNAEA, translated from the exons ATGGCGTCGCCGCCGGAGCCGGCGGTGATCCACGCGTGGTCGGCGCCGCGCTCCCTCAGCACCAGCCTCATGTACTCCTTCTCCCAG AGGGATGACATGGATGTGCTTGACGAGCCTCTCTACGCTAATTTCCTGCGTGTCACTGGCGTTGACAGGCCCTATCGCCAGGAGCTTCTCTCTAAAATG GATCCtgatggcaacaaagttgtcaaagaaGTCATTTTTGGACCAGGAGAGAAAGCATATCGTTACTGCAAG CACATTGCGAAGCAGCGCCTCCCTAATCTCACAGGTGACCTGATGAAGAAGGGAAAACATTTCATATTAATACGTAACCCTATGAATATCCTT CCGTCATTTGATAAAGTTGTTCCACCATCCTTCCTGGAGCTCGGTGTAGCAGAACTTGTCGCAATATACAGTGAGTTGTGTGATCTTGGGAGCCCTCCACCTGTGATAGATGCAGATGATCTCCAAAGAGATCCTGAG GCTGTCTTGAGTGGACTCTGTGAGGACCTGGGTATTCCTTTCCAGCCACAAATGCTCAA ATGGAAAGCTGGCCCCAGGGACTTTGATGGTATTTGGGCTCCCTGGTGGTATGAAAGTGTACACACATCAACGGGCTTCTCGAAATCCCGTCGTTACCCTATG ACTTTTCCATTTGCATTTTATGACCTACTTGAGCAAAGCTTGCCCTTCTACAATATGCTGAAGCGCCAGGTAAGGAGAACAGCAGGATCCCTGCTGCCACCACCGCCTGATCCTCCTCTTCCTGTAccaagaaataaaaaaattcttgTTTGGGTTGGAAATGAGCTTTTGCCACGTGATAGTGCAAGG GTTTCAGTGTTCGATTCAGTTGTACAAGGAGGGGATGCTGTGTGGGAAGGATTGCGTATATATGATGGGAAAGTATTCAAACTTGAAGAACACTTGGATAG ATTGTTTGATTCTACAAAAGCTATGGCCTTCAGCAATGTGCCCAGTCGTGATTGG attaaggatgcaatatttaaGACTCTTAATGCAAATGGGATGTTCAATGATGCACATATAAGGCTCACTCTCACCCGTGGGAAGAAG GTGACATCTGGAATGAGTCCAGCTTTCAATCTATATGGGTGTGTCTTGATTG TACTTGCGGAGTGGAAACCACCAGTTTATGATAACTCACATGGGATTAAGTTGGTAACTGCCACCACACGTCGTAATTCTCCAAAT AGCGTAGATTCGAAGATACATCACAACAATCTTATTAACAACATTCTGGCAAAG ATAGAAGGTAATCTTGCACAGGCTGAGGATGCTATCATGCTAGATCAAGATGGTTTTGTATCAGAAACAAATGCAACAAACATA TTTATGGTCAAGAAGGGCATTGTATTGACACCTCATGCGGACTACTGCCTTCCAGGAATTACCCGTGCAACT GTCATGGATCTTATTGTGAAAGAAAACCTGGTATTACATGAACGGCGAATTAGTCTATCTGAATTTCATGCTGCCGATGAG
- the LOC123406340 gene encoding branched-chain-amino-acid aminotransferase-like protein 1 isoform X3 gives MASPPEPAVIHAWSAPRSLSTSLMYSFSQRDDMDVLDEPLYANFLRVTGVDRPYRQELLSKMDPDGNKVVKEVIFGPGEKAYRYCKHIAKQRLPNLTGDLMKKGKHFILIRNPMNILPSFDKVVPPSFLELGVAELVAIYSELCDLGSPPPVIDADDLQRDPEAVLSGLCEDLGIPFQPQMLKWKAGPRDFDGIWAPWWYESVHTSTGFSKSRRYPMTFPFAFYDLLEQSLPFYNMLKRQVRRTAGSLLPPPPDPPLPVPRNKKILVWVGNELLPRDSARVSVFDSVVQGGDAVWEGLRIYDGKVFKLEEHLDRLFDSTKAMAFSNVPSRDWIKDAIFKTLNANGMFNDAHIRLTLTRGKKVTSGMSPAFNLYGCVLIVLAEWKPPVYDNSHGIKLVTATTRRNSPNSVDSKIHHNNLINNILAKIEVYGQEGHCIDTSCGLLPSRNYPCNCHGSYCERKPGIT, from the exons ATGGCGTCGCCGCCGGAGCCGGCGGTGATCCACGCGTGGTCGGCGCCGCGCTCCCTCAGCACCAGCCTCATGTACTCCTTCTCCCAG AGGGATGACATGGATGTGCTTGACGAGCCTCTCTACGCTAATTTCCTGCGTGTCACTGGCGTTGACAGGCCCTATCGCCAGGAGCTTCTCTCTAAAATG GATCCtgatggcaacaaagttgtcaaagaaGTCATTTTTGGACCAGGAGAGAAAGCATATCGTTACTGCAAG CACATTGCGAAGCAGCGCCTCCCTAATCTCACAGGTGACCTGATGAAGAAGGGAAAACATTTCATATTAATACGTAACCCTATGAATATCCTT CCGTCATTTGATAAAGTTGTTCCACCATCCTTCCTGGAGCTCGGTGTAGCAGAACTTGTCGCAATATACAGTGAGTTGTGTGATCTTGGGAGCCCTCCACCTGTGATAGATGCAGATGATCTCCAAAGAGATCCTGAG GCTGTCTTGAGTGGACTCTGTGAGGACCTGGGTATTCCTTTCCAGCCACAAATGCTCAA ATGGAAAGCTGGCCCCAGGGACTTTGATGGTATTTGGGCTCCCTGGTGGTATGAAAGTGTACACACATCAACGGGCTTCTCGAAATCCCGTCGTTACCCTATG ACTTTTCCATTTGCATTTTATGACCTACTTGAGCAAAGCTTGCCCTTCTACAATATGCTGAAGCGCCAGGTAAGGAGAACAGCAGGATCCCTGCTGCCACCACCGCCTGATCCTCCTCTTCCTGTAccaagaaataaaaaaattcttgTTTGGGTTGGAAATGAGCTTTTGCCACGTGATAGTGCAAGG GTTTCAGTGTTCGATTCAGTTGTACAAGGAGGGGATGCTGTGTGGGAAGGATTGCGTATATATGATGGGAAAGTATTCAAACTTGAAGAACACTTGGATAG ATTGTTTGATTCTACAAAAGCTATGGCCTTCAGCAATGTGCCCAGTCGTGATTGG attaaggatgcaatatttaaGACTCTTAATGCAAATGGGATGTTCAATGATGCACATATAAGGCTCACTCTCACCCGTGGGAAGAAG GTGACATCTGGAATGAGTCCAGCTTTCAATCTATATGGGTGTGTCTTGATTG TACTTGCGGAGTGGAAACCACCAGTTTATGATAACTCACATGGGATTAAGTTGGTAACTGCCACCACACGTCGTAATTCTCCAAAT AGCGTAGATTCGAAGATACATCACAACAATCTTATTAACAACATTCTGGCAAAG ATAGAAG TTTATGGTCAAGAAGGGCATTGTATTGACACCTCATGCGGACTACTGCCTTCCAGGAATTACCCGTGCAACT GTCATGGATCTTATTGTGAAAGAAAACCTGGTATTACATGA